From Populus alba chromosome 16, ASM523922v2, whole genome shotgun sequence:
GTTTACATGGCCGCGCTTAATTGCcgcttgaattaaaaaaacaaattgaatccAAGATATGTTTAGGttttaactttgaaaaattaaaatgtgcGATGATTGTTTTGACATAATTTATATAACTTGAtgaatctaaataaaattagatgatcggtaaaaaataataatttgactttaaaaataaaatcaagataaatattTTGACCCActgaaaaagataattttagacaATTATTAAATGCATTGAAAGACAATAAAGTTAATACAGTGTTTCTCCTCACGTTACAAGGAAAAAGCTCaacccttttagttttttttttttttgtaatggacTTCCTCTGCTCTCTGTGATTGAAGTTATTTCTGATCGTCAGATGTTTGCAATTATTGGAGTTCCTGACTTGCTTGGTACTGCTGTTGATAATGTTCTCTGCTACAATGACCTGCTACTTCTCAACTTGTGACCTGCATGATATACTAGTGATGCTGAGATTTTTGTCATTTAGGTGGTTATTTTCTAACagatttatgtttttcatataattatattagatGAAGATCTAGAGCTGATGGGcactatttttctttcttagagTCCGTTTATCTACGCGgttgcggctgcgttttatttaaaatgcagTCTACAACcgtttggtaataaaaaaaagtgatttattATGCATGGAACCCACATGAATTTTGCGTTTAAAACGCTGAAACAGAAAAGCAACGAAAACATGCTTTTTGTTCTCTGcggctaataaaaaatattttatataaagtattatttttttcatgatgtaataggagtaattaattttacaatatttaaatttaaaatcatcaatattaatatatatttttaaaattattttataacctcaatttaaaaagcattttttaaaccaaacacattaaactactttttcttcaaccttaatttcaaccacaattttaaccaaacattcattttttcaaataaacctcaactaaaaatactttttataaaaacaacttttttcaaaccacaaccacaacagctaccgcaataccaaacatactCTTAATTCCCAAGCTACTGATTGCAAGAGAAAATCCAAGGATAAGATGAATATTTGGCCTGTAATCTGCCTGAAAGATACATtgtcaattaaaattgaaagagctttttgacagtgaaaaacaaaaaaagtctaAGTGTACAATTGATCACAGAAACACAAGAATTTCTTCGAGATTTCACTCTGTTTTCAGCTACAAATAAGCAAGGAATATCCGATTCCATGTATCAGGAACTCCTGGTAAACACCAGTGTATGCAATCCGCGTGGTGTAGTGGGTCTGCCCTCTGTTCTTCTGTCAGCAATTTGCCTCCGGTCTCGGTGTAGACCGATGCGTGAGCATCGATTCGGTACTCTGATAGCTGTGTTATGTTGATGAAAGTAACAggaactttcattttctttcctatGCTGGCCACCACACTCATCATTCTTTTGTCAGAACCACTTCCCCAATATTTCTTCTTCAATACCGGTTTCGTTTCATTGAAGCACTTGAGCCCTTCTGTGTTGTTCCAGTCTTCACTTctgttgaaaaaagaaaacaatatgattttcaaaatagtataaaaatgtgcagtttaaaaaatgaacaaagaCCAAGAAAAGGTATAAAAATGGATTGAATTTAAGAAAATCCTGTTAGAGAGACCTCGTGTGTGTAGGGGACATAGTAGTAAAGAAGACACGAGTCTTATTGGGGTTAATATTTGAGTCAATCCAGTTAGCCCATGTCTTCAAACCTATCTTGTAAGCAACTGGTGTGTCCAGCTCTTCATACCCTTCTTCCCCGTTTGCAAATGAACCCCATCTGCAATATTCATTTAGACATTGTTAGTTCAACAGTGGCAATGCTTACTTGTCAGAACATGATTCTGGAACTTGCATAATGTTTTGATAGAAATTTATTGCAGGAGCTTACAATGTTTTGAGCCTAAGACCACTCATCCACCATACATAGGTGTTGAACACAAGAAAGTCCACACCTCCCCAGTGTTTGGCGTGCTTGTCAATTGAATCCACTTTCAGTATCCTCTTCTTTGTATCTACTATGATATGGTCATCGGTATTGGATTCGATGAGAAATGGAGCCCAGTAGAATTCAATGGTAGCATCATATTCCTGAAGCATTGATTAGAATCATTAGCTGAATTTGAAGAACTAACACGGTGCTTGAATTCAGTTGTTCTTGCAAAGAAATCTAAAAATGTCCTGCTAATTTCTAGTACCTTGGCTCTGAAGACTGAGTGAGAGTGGCCCTGTTTCATGGATTTCTTGTCTTCAGGTATGATCCATTCCACCAGACAAACAAATGATTGCCACTGACCCCTTTGAAGCGAATCACCTACAAACAGCAACCTCTTCCCTCTAAGTTTCTTAAGAGCAAGCTCTGGATTAAATCTGCAAATGCAATCATCACATATAACATGTTAGATAACTAAACTGTATATCATCTTTCAATATGTTTACAGCATCAGAAATTCTTGCAAAATAGATAACTTGTTTACCTTGGCAAGGTACAGTCATCCGGCTGCCATTCCCACCGACGGTAATCAGTATCCCTTCGTCCATTTTTGACACAAGAAACCTGTTTATCTAGATATGGGCAGCTCCTGTCCGTGTACAGAGGCTTGAAAGTCTTGTTAAACATCCACTTGCCTGTATTGACAGTGCACTCTTCCGGATCGAACTCGAATCTATCATCCATTTGGAAGTTTTTAAGGTTATCCTCTGCAGCTCTATCCTCTGTTGGAAATGACATTTACAACGTAAGATCATAACGGTGTTTCTTATAAAACCTTAAGCAGGACATGTTCATGAGTAAGACAAGCCATCTCATACTTACTAGATTTTTCAACTGGACTTCTCCTAGGACAGGATTTGAGCTTGAAAAGAGACCTGGAAGTGTCCGTATACAGGAGAGCGATGAATGCAAAGCTGCAAACTATAACAGTGACAACGGAGATGGGCAGTTTCCCTTTCGAAGGTTTCATTGCAGCGGACTGAGAGGGCGCTAAGCTCATTGTTGGAGGCAGAGGACAGAAGCTTAACTGAAGCAACAGAATGATGAGGACACTTTTAGAGGCCTCGTTTTGGGATTTTTATGGCAGTTTGAGTAGGAGTAAAGCTAAAGCCATGTACAGTTAggttttcactttttttctacATTTATCTTTTTAGAGTATAAACGCAGGTTAGGGTGGCATAAGTTGGAGGGCTAACATCTTGGGCTCGTGTTGTCTTCTCTATTAGTTAGAAGCTATATCATTTCTGAGCTATTGTGCTATTGCTATCATGCCATACTATTTATTACGCTCATTAGGTGCAAAAGGTTCCTTGTAGAGTAAGTGTAAGGCAAATATATAGGCAACCTCTCCCTTTCTTTACCCCCCCCTGCTTTTGGACTTCTGTTCTTGTATCATTAAAGATCACATTTTTCATGACTTGTATGACAAAAGTTATTTATTCGTAGAATATTTTCTCTAACAAGcatgaataatttaatttaatgagttCAAAGATAATTTGAATGACTAagtgaaaatatgataattttaaaaaaaaattaaaactataattttattattattgagatgATACCAAATTGAATAAGTTTCGGTAACTTTGTGACTTGGGTTATAGATTTTAATGAGTTTacactttgttgtttttataaattatttttatttaattttatgataaaattagatgtttacaaaatcaaacaccaactctaaaaaaacatttattgagATAGTGATAGCTCtatagaaagaagaagaaactaaactataaattttattttctaaacaatTCAATACTGAAaaagagtaaaataaaaaaaaaacaataagaaaaatcaatggaccaaaaactaaaaaaatacatattagatTTGATGGTTAAATCTACTAAACTCATGAATCAATACATCAAATTAGCTAATAAGattaataacttatttatttttaatcaactttCATTTCATGTATGGAGACAAGATTTCTATGATTAGACAGGACTAAATATTGTGAATTAATCGAATGATGATgaccatttaattttaaatattggaaATATTATCAATGTAAACCtatgtaattttataaatcCATCCTTTCCATACAATTAGATGGATTTAATAGGAGGGATATCACATCAGTGTGATGAAGTGGTGAGAATTGTAATCTTAGGTCAACATCATCTTCCTGGATTGAGTAATATGTAGGTGAGAATGGTGTCGATGGCTTGAAAAGTGGATTTAGCCTAATAACATTTCACCATTTTATGACAAAAAGTATGAAGTTGCTttcatagattaaaaaaaatcacttcgagtttcttatcttattaaaatatatttttaatatattaaaataatttttttatttttttaaattatttttaatattacaacattaagataaaata
This genomic window contains:
- the LOC118037505 gene encoding protein trichome birefringence-like 3, with product MSLAPSQSAAMKPSKGKLPISVVTVIVCSFAFIALLYTDTSRSLFKLKSCPRRSPVEKSKDRAAEDNLKNFQMDDRFEFDPEECTVNTGKWMFNKTFKPLYTDRSCPYLDKQVSCVKNGRRDTDYRRWEWQPDDCTLPRFNPELALKKLRGKRLLFVGDSLQRGQWQSFVCLVEWIIPEDKKSMKQGHSHSVFRAKEYDATIEFYWAPFLIESNTDDHIIVDTKKRILKVDSIDKHAKHWGGVDFLVFNTYVWWMSGLRLKTLWGSFANGEEGYEELDTPVAYKIGLKTWANWIDSNINPNKTRVFFTTMSPTHTRSEDWNNTEGLKCFNETKPVLKKKYWGSGSDKRMMSVVASIGKKMKVPVTFINITQLSEYRIDAHASVYTETGGKLLTEEQRADPLHHADCIHWCLPGVPDTWNRIFLAYL